The nucleotide sequence aactgttttcttttgttttctttgctcTTGCcgatttcttttatctttttaattaattttgtttttaatattttaggtcataaaattaattctttccaaactttgtttttaaatagttaattaagaattagtttaaatacaaattattcactCAATTCTTGTGGAGAACGATCTTACTTGAGCTGCTATATTATAATTTTGCAagagtttttaagtgtttttatccctacttttataGGTGGTGAAAAATCCGATCAACCTACCTTCTAACTTCTAAAAGGATAAAAAACCAGGCATTGTCTGCCCTAATGGGAAACATCCATCCACCAATTGCTAAAGGGAATTTGCTTGCTTTATCATTGGTTATTCCGGtcaaaaaagaaataattagGCATTTAAATTACGTCACTTAATTtatgggatactttggatgcggtccctaatccttaacattctttgattaaaaccttgatgatattcaaagtttgatcaaggtcccttgactttgtacatctcattatattactattaatatttatagttttatagttttgacattaattgtatgatattttaaaagatttataatcctataaatttaaaatccttcattataatactattagaaacggttacaataaaagaattcaaacaatttgattgaataaataaaaactatgtaaaaataagaaataataaatggcaaaagaatgtatccatagtgttaaaaaattggtacattttacaaaaaaattggtacatttcacatatgtacattaataaagaagaatgggtacattaaaaataaattagggtacgtataaaagattaaaaaaattatgagtacaaaagaattttaaaaaaatataggccctaaaagaaattaatacatgggtacaaaataaaactaaaaagaaaatactacaaattttaaaaaacaatgttgcaaattaaaagtgggtacaaactaaaaatataaatatatgatacaaagtttaggcataaaacataaatataccatatgtaatttttctatcattgattaaaataTACAATATCatgtgacggtatacacatgacatgagtacaaacacaaataaaacttaaaaaaatatgggcacaaaaagaaactaatatatgggtacaaattaaaaatgaaaagaaaattggtacaaattaaaaaatatttgcaaattaaaaataggtacaaactaaaaataaaaatatatgataaaaaatttagccataaatataaatatactacttgtaacatttttaacactaaaggaatatatttaaaaataaaaatattttattattcaaataattaatgatgttattaatacctaaggaccttgatcaaaaattaaaaatgaataggattttaatcaatgaagtaacaaaaagaaggatgtgaacctaatttctgcCTTAATTTATGGACCACAACTGTCACTTAATTATATTGTACCTCCAAACATGCACGACACGGCAGCAGGCCTTGTCAAATGCcacaattaataaaataaaatagataaataaaaaattaatgaaaataatttgaaaactttgaattttaacgataaggacaaaataaagattaaaatgaatagtatcatgattgactttttagtgtaaaaatgtggtttttcgttaaagtgaacaataccaaaGCTTTTCGTTAAGGTTCCCTTAAAAAAATTGATCCAGGTTGAGGATAAGAACACTATTTGAAACGTTTTACTGTCTTAATAGtatattgggtaaattacattttactacCTGAATTTTGGATCGCATAGTAATCTCATACGTCATTTTTTAAACATTACAATACCATACATTAACTTACGAATTCAATGCAATGTAAGACCTTTGTCAACTTTTCTatcatttttttgttattaaatgttgacgtggtatACGCAGGCCCCATTCTTCACCCAATCCAATATCGTTATTGTGATGTTTTGGACTAATTATATGAAGTATGAGATTGTTATATGACGCAAAGTTAAGATAGTAAAATCTAATTTACTTTGATGTATTATTGTGTAAATTTTACtccaaataataatatataattagaTGAGGACATCACAACAACGAAAAACATGTTTCATGTAAGTTATTGTACGACTTTGGAGTGGTTAGATTTATATACAGTTGACAAGTCCAGTGCATGTGAAAAACTACAAATCATTGCAAGAGATTGGGGTATTTTTGCTGGTTGTGCTGATGTTGCTTGTTGCAATTGGTTTTTATGCTTTTGTAGAAAAGAAAACGTCGAAGGCATGAGAAATTTCAAACATCACGGATTTAGGTTGAAAGTTATCGGTggcaaaataaataagaaaggcCATTACATGCAATGCATCTAAATAAATTCGGCAATCGAATTTGGTAGCGAAATGTCATACGTGGGGACATAAAGGTTCTATTTAGGAgtggattttaaataataagcGTTTTTGTTGTAAGCACTTTTATTAGAAGCATAACAATATGAAAGTGCTTTCATGAGAAGCACATGAGAAACTGTCTAACAAAATATCATGTAGCGTTATAAGGGATATGAGCAAATACTCATGCTTATAGTGCTTTGCTTGGTTCCGCTTTTGTTAGAAGAGAAGTCATTTATGCACATTTCATTTGTTGCCTTGTAAACTCTTAATTTCTTATTTCATGTCTtcgaattgaataaatcaaagaaaaattgaagaataaaaataaaggaaaactaatgaaaatgacttgaaaactttgagttttaacgataagaacaaaataaggggtgaagtaaatagtaccaagattgactttttagtgtaaaaatgtggtttttcattaaagtgaacagtaccggaagtttttcgttaaagtttcctaaaaATAAACATGAGTGGGCTTGAATGAATAGCAAAACAAATTTACTGTCAAAATTTCAAGAAGAACTGCTTCTGCAAaaaactttataatttataaagggtttttttttctggCCAAACATTGTTAGAAACACGTATGATTATTCGAAAGTGCTACGAACATGCCCCAACTGTTTTGCAACACAAGGACAACGTGTTTTTCCCTTTAATTGACAGGACAATTCAAGTTGAGTTCTTGCCAATAAAACACACAAGAACATTGTGAGAACTAATGTGAATATGTCCTTCACCTACCTAATTAAAGACCACGGGATTTTTTGCACCTAAATTTCCATACAAGTGATGAAACGTGGTGCAAAGATGGTAGGCCACGCATCCATGGCTGCTTCATAAACAGACATTTATGTTTTGCATCAAGAGTTCCCAAAGCTTGGCATCACGGAAGCAGACAAATAGACAAGGGGTGCATGACGAACGGAGCTTGGCTGCTGAATCAGCAGCAGCTCCTGTTGCTAGCGAATCACGGATGGACACGTGTataaataattgattttttaatcatAACTTGGATACGTGTTCATCCATGATTCGCTAACAACATGAGTTGCTGATATTTTTTCAACAACCAAGCTTTCTCCGTGGATGACTGGGTGGTTAGAACAACAAACCAAAGGAGTTGGGGGAtgtaaggtcatctccaatcgaATGAGAGATagatgactcgttttagccctataaccctccaagaaattaatattttaattaacagCACCATATCATATTTCATACCATCTCCAACAAATGGGCCAAAGTGCTATAGGCCAAACATAACCTTGTGATAAAAAACCATCTCTAACGAGGGGGCCATAGTACgaaatgtgaagaattaaaataaaatgaggtaagatagtatgaaatagtgaaaaatatgtgagaaattgtgtagaaaaaaaaattgttcaaaacaaaaaaatgggcTGGCTCATCGAGATAGTTGATTGGTTTGAGATGGCTAGTCCATTGGCCTGATTGGCTGGTTTTGGCCCGGTGGGGTCAACAAGCCATTTGgcctaggggtgggttcggtttaaatcggttcggttttttgccaaaaccgaaaccaaaccgaaatttcggtttggtttggttcagttcatttttttttcggttttttccggttcagtttcggtttttttttttttttttttttcaaaaaatgaaaaacattgaaattttaaattttagggcaaaagattgtttactacccttatgtttcgtggttttcaacatttagtacatcaagttttttttgtcccagattcatacctaaagtgtaaattttgggacagtctcatacatccgttagtcaaactgttaagtctgccGTTAACAGTGACGTGGCgtctatgtggacaatgactgggcgccacatgtcatccatgtggaaatttaaaaaaaaaaaatatatatatatatatatatattataaaataataaataaataaattttttttttcttcttcttcctctgaatctgGGTAGCAGattcgttttattttttattttttttctttcttccttctcattcttccgaatctgcccattcttcttcttcttcttcttcttcttcttcttcttcttcttcgattcttcttcttcttcgattcttcttcgattcttcttcgattcttcttcttcgattcttcttcttcttcgattcttcttcgattcttcttcttcttcgattcttcgattcttcttcttcttcgattcttcttcgattcttcttcttcgattctTCGATtctgcccagtttttttttttttcttcttcctccttcttcctccttccttctccttcttcttccttcttcttcttccttcttctttttcttcgaatctgcccagttttttttttttcttcttcctccttcttcctccttccttctccttcttcttccttcttcttcttccttcttctttttcttcgaatctgcccagtttttttttttcttcttcttcctccttccttctccttcttcttcttcttccttcttcttattcttccttcttcttcttcttcgaatctgcccagttttttttttcttcttcctcctccttccttctccttcttcttcttcttccttcttcttattcttccttcctcctccttccttctccttcttcttcttcttccttcttcttattcttccttcttcttattcttcctccttcttccttctccttcttcttcttcttcttcttcttcttcttcaaatctgcccagttttttgtttttcttcttcctccttcttcctccttccatctccttcttcttcctccttcttcttcttcgaatctgcccagtttttttttttcttcttcttcctcttcttcttcgaatctacccagtttttttttcttcttcctcctccttccttctccttattcttcttcttccttcttcttattcttccttctttttcctccttcttccttctccttcttcttcttcgaatctgcccaatttttttttttttcttcttcctccttcttcaaatctgcccaatttttttccttttttttttgttcttcctccttccttttccttcttcttcttccgaatcttcttcttcttccgaatcttcttcttcttccgaatctgggcagattcggttttttttttttttttaattttataatatatatatatatatattattttattttattttttaaaatttccacgtagatgacacgtggcgctcaGTCATTGACCACATgagcgccacgtcacagttaatggctgacttaacagtttgactaacggatgtatgaaactatcccaaaatttacactttaggtatgactctgggactaaaaaaatttgatgtactaaatgttgaaaaccacgaaacatgagagtagtaaacagtcttttgccctaaattttaacatatccaacacaatcataacataagcattctaactagaatcaaagacaatgaaaataaacatttaaagttgaactaaaatcatcaatcaagtcttccaaagtccaaactaacaacctcacaacacaaaaatcgtacaaatgacttagaaaagttaaattgtatgatgttgttcaaagatcaaggttgtttgcttgtaactgcatgttgacaacttgattagtaaaaataATGCGTgagtggatttatttagtgtgtgttggattcgtttccatcacaaattacccaagtaatctatccgaaataaatgtttatggattctgttacatgttatatgagagtagatttagAAAAGAAAGCTAGGGCAGAAATAGACaatgctatggagatggatgtaggtacttcaggatGAGGTTTGGTTTCGGAACCTTGTATGGGggataaataataggttagggtttagagtttttataggcttttttttaatagtttgagcttaaagtttggcaacacattgggtttagcacattttaacttacaaattgggtttagaaaataatacccaaaacaaataattaaataaaaaatttaatttaaagaaTTCAGTTCGGTTCAGTttgattttcgatttttttcggttttcgattttttgaacccacccctaatttggcctagccctcggttggagacagttttcgTGTCATTTCGGGCTATTTTGGACCTTATGTCCCTCTGGCtggatcggttggagatggtctaaggtaATTGCCTAATTGGAGGAGTCACTCAAAAGTATTTAAATGCTTGAGAAGATGAGGGAAATGGGAAAAGGATCCTTGCCTGATCATTTTCCTAGGGATCCCGTGATCTCGAtcgttcatcatacattgtgcagtcagttttcgttaggtactatttacatttaattttaaattttaaattttaaaatgatttctgacctcCCGATGTACGATGGACGGTCTCAATTACGAAATCCCTACGATCCCAGAAAAAGGATCCGACGAGGGAAAGAAATTGTAAGATTGCACCAATCATTTTGGTTGTGATAATGACATGTGAAAAGGAACCCCCAATTCATGATTTCATGAACATATGTGAAggtaagatgagagaaaatcagttaagATGGTTTGGACACATGAACCGAAGATTTACAGATGATCTGGTTAGATGATGTGACTATGAGACGCAAGCTTAAGGCAAAAAGGGTAGAAAAAGACCTATAAAGACTTTGAAAAAGACTATAAGAAAATATATGGAGCACTTAGAACTAATGAAAGATTTGACGCAAAACCGAGCATAATGACgctctaggattcatacagccgtCATCTTAGCCGGATAAGGTTTGGTGGTGATTGTTTATGAACAAATGTGAATATCTCAATTCCAAATCCtaatttgcatgaaaaacttcagaAAGATAGCCTAATCAAGGACAAGCTAATCATGTGATTGGTAAAGCCATATAAAAGATATATATGCTTCACTCCGATGCATGCCTATCAATCAATTGGTTCACTTCCACTTGTTCCAAATGAATGTGACATCAAAGAAGATGACAATTAAAGAAGAACCCTTTTCTTTAATTACAATTTTGACCTGGTGACACTACAAAAGCCAGGAGGTCTCACAAGAAAGATGAAGGTTCAAGAGAACTTGGGTTTAGGTGTTGGTGTACCATGAGGATGCGCAGGACCAAGCTTCTGAATCCGGTGAAGGAGCTTCACCTTCTTGTGATCTTGGCAGATTGGACTCGTTACATGAGTCAAGGTTCCGTCGAGGGCGAGGGAAGACTCGAATTGCTCCAATGCTTTTACAACCTGCGGAAACTCGGGCCTTTTGTCCGGATGCAAGGACCAACAATGCTCGATCAATGCTTGCATTGCAGACGGGCAACCCTTCGGGATAACAGGCCTCAAATTCTGAAAAAGCAACCCACCATTTCTTAGAATATGGTTTATATGTAGCATTAACTCTGAATTTTTCCCTGATAAGTAACTTTCATTTGGACGTTGAGCTTCACGAGAAAGAGTAAATGGCGGAAATATTAGTTCAGCGCAAGAATTTTAGAAACAAAACACCCGAATCATTTGCAAATTCACTTCATTGAGATCCTCATTGGCTACTTCTCGAAGATTAGCCGTCATAGAGAAGACGAAAGCTAGAACTAAGGAATTAACAAAAGTACGGATGAAGGAGCCTAATATGCACACTTCTAACTATAGGCCAGTAAAACAAAAGTTAAGAAAGTACCTTGTTTACAACAGCGAAAGCAGCCTGAATGGGATTCATATCCTCGTAGGGGATTGCTCCGGCCACCATTTCCCACAAGACAAGTCCAAAACTGTACACGTCAACCTTACGCCCATAGGATTTACGCTTGATCATCTCTGGGGCCATCCAACGGTATGTCCCAGGGTCATCAGACAACGAATCACAGTACACCTCCTCACAAGCTATACCAAAATCAGCAATTTTCAGGTGGAATTCTGCATCTACAAGAACATTTTCAGGCTTAAGGTCCCGATGAATGACTCCCTGTGAGTGTATGTATTCCATTCCCCGAGCAATGTCCAATGCAATGGCAACCAGTTTCTCCAGAGGAAGAGACTTTTCCTCAAGTTTGTGGAGATATGCCCTCAAGGAACCCTCTGATAGATATTCCGTGACTACACAATAAACGGGTGGCTTTCTGCACGCCGCGATGAACTGTTTCAAGGAAACAAAATATCAGTAACAAATGATACACACTATTCTTCAACGTGAAGTTCATGATTTGCAATTACGAAAGTCCCAAACatggttaaacttaaacatatctGGTGTCTAAAAACTCCAAACTAGGAACGATAATTTGTTCACCATTATACGAAATTTAACAATCCAAATGCATACAAGGCGGAAAAAAGGAAGAATTGACATACCTTTATGACATTTGGATGGTGGAGACGTGATAGAAGAGTGACTTCTCTATTAAACTGTTTCTCCAATCGAGCTGCCAAGACTCCGCTATCGTCATCCTCTGGCACCCTGATAATCTTAACAGCAACAGCTTCGTCATTGTAAATACCATGGTAAAGCCTGCTATGCGCCCCATGAGCAAATTTAAGCCCGAGAAACAGCTTCGACAAATCAACACTAAATTCATCGGCAGCTTCCAAAGCATTAACTCTCCCGCCAGCATGATCAAAGTACTTGGCCCAAGGCGACTCCTTCCGGCTCTTCGTCTTGTCATTGACGTTCATAGAAGCCAAGTGCCTGAGGGGGCTCGTATTCATCGAATTCGATGACTTACTATGCGAATCCTTACTGAACAATCTTCCCATCCCCTTTCTCTTAGGATGTGGTGTTGAAAACCTCTTCGTATCAGACTTGGCTTCCTTGAACACATCAGAGAGGTTGGTCTGAGGCAGAGGGGACAAAGATCTCTGCTTGTTGGTAAGGAGATTTCGCTTAACCGGTGTATGAACAGAATTCCTCTGTATCTTTGAATTACTGGGACTCGATTGCTGCTTCAAAGGAGCTGCTTCCACCTCTGCCACCGCTGCTGCCACTGCTATCGCAGGCCTTGACTTTAATCCGGCAATCCGGTCGTCCTGCAGGACTAACGGAAGGGAGGCCAACCTTGAAGAATCAAACCGATGTGAAAACTTCGTTCTCCGAATCCAAGAATACGCCTCCTCCTCCATCTTCCCCAGTAATTCTCTCAAATCCCAAAACAGCGTTAACTTACACCCCAAAAACCTCCCTAATCACCTCCTCCTTCACCTTCAGCCGAGAAGAAGGCCTAAATCCGACTGGGAAATCCTCAAACAATCTGAATTCAGCTACAAACAAGCTCGAAAAACTTGAAAATCCGAAGTTCTTTAAGCCCATCAACAACAACCTCTAACCTTACAAAAACtagttgaagaaaaagaaacaaatttttttaaccCTTTTGGAAGAATGAGGCTGCACCAAATCCTGATAAGCTCATCTCCATCAGAACCAAAATTCCCTCAAACCCACCAAATCCCATCAATCAGCAGGCTCTTCCAATCAAATAATTTGGACACCCTCCTCAGCACCACCAAACCCCCTAACCTctctaaataaatataaaaataaataaataaataaataaaataaaaactggtTATTGTTTCCAAGTCAAACACCACCTTCCGTAAAAGCCTGGAAATTCATACACAAACAACCCAATAAACAAgtcaataaaaaatataattacagCCCCACGAAAACAAAAGTGTGTTCAATTAAATTGAAATCGAAGAAACACCCATGATTACAACCCCATCAAGCACGGAAGAAAAAGCTAAAAAAATAATCATGGTGTCAAAACAATCATAAATCCACTAAAATAATGCAGAATAAAAAAATACCAgagacataaaaaaaaaactcaaaaataatCAATAAATCACACATAATATCACTAGAAAAAGTCAAAAATAGCATATTTTAAACAAAGGGTAACCAAGTAAAATGCCTGAGCTGTTGAGGAGCTTACCACAAGGGAAATGGCTTCTACATCACGGCGACAAATCACCACGAGCTTCAATGGTATTTCACCATTTTCACCATCTGATATGAGAGACGCTAATGATTTTATACAGAAGGGCGgatttaaattacaaaaaaaaaaattaaaaaattaaaaaaaatcccaatAATTCTGGGGTTTTTTCGGCGAGGATTGCTATACGTATCATGTAAGTTGGGCCTTAGATTCCATGGGACCCGGAAACTTTTGGTTAATGGGGCGGTGGGATTGTGGTGGGGACGGCGGTGGTGGGTGGGGACCACCGGGGGCAGGGGCAGCGGAAGTCAGAAAAGacggcgagagagagagagcgattGAGGAAGaagggaggaggaagaggaactGGTTTGATTAAAATAATGAGAAATGTGGATTCCATTCCATATTTCCATGTGTCGTTATCGGAGAGAATGAGGTACGGATATGGCTTTTTAAAAGGATCAAAAAGCCCGGTTCTCTACGGTTCCTGGTACGGGGTACGTGTGAGGTGAGACATGTTCGTGGAATTACTAATTGCCCCTttgtttttggtgtgtttttctTGTTGGGTCATGGAGTTTTGAGGCTAATCTTGGGATTATGGAGTTTTGCATCTAGGGTTTGTTAAAAAGGGTATGTCGGAATCGAATTTTTATCGGAATATGAGGATGAATTGGTTCAGTGTTTGTTAGGA is from Malus sylvestris chromosome 5, drMalSylv7.2, whole genome shotgun sequence and encodes:
- the LOC126622329 gene encoding serine/threonine/tyrosine-protein kinase HT1-like, which codes for MEEEAYSWIRRTKFSHRFDSSRLASLPLVLQDDRIAGLKSRPAIAVAAAVAEVEAAPLKQQSSPSNSKIQRNSVHTPVKRNLLTNKQRSLSPLPQTNLSDVFKEAKSDTKRFSTPHPKRKGMGRLFSKDSHSKSSNSMNTSPLRHLASMNVNDKTKSRKESPWAKYFDHAGGRVNALEAADEFSVDLSKLFLGLKFAHGAHSRLYHGIYNDEAVAVKIIRVPEDDDSGVLAARLEKQFNREVTLLSRLHHPNVIKFIAACRKPPVYCVVTEYLSEGSLRAYLHKLEEKSLPLEKLVAIALDIARGMEYIHSQGVIHRDLKPENVLVDAEFHLKIADFGIACEEVYCDSLSDDPGTYRWMAPEMIKRKSYGRKVDVYSFGLVLWEMVAGAIPYEDMNPIQAAFAVVNKNLRPVIPKGCPSAMQALIEHCWSLHPDKRPEFPQVVKALEQFESSLALDGTLTHVTSPICQDHKKVKLLHRIQKLGPAHPHGTPTPKPKFS